Proteins encoded in a region of the Anopheles aquasalis chromosome 2, idAnoAquaMG_Q_19, whole genome shotgun sequence genome:
- the LOC126570780 gene encoding acyl-CoA Delta-9 desaturase encodes MADHNDNFTAATTGSTVVEEKIVQETVTKTDDTKHSVEPAAAEGSGSTSSRDTKREASWPSVLFYIHLNILGVYGIFVLFTHTSLITVVFTFLLTLCGILGVTAGAHRLWAHRTYEASPFLRFMLMTFQTLAGQGSIYDWVRMHRLHHEKFRTVDDPYYSDKDFLHAQVFANIRQLSERQEKLLQTVDMSDLEADSIVMFQKRFYWFLYPILFVLLPINAPLEYWGDTVQAAIFVAFSLRYLIVLNVSWLINSAHFVWGLDKNHKQSDSNMVFLVTKSYWPQYHYLLPFDYQSGEFGSYGSGCTTAFIRIFAAVGMATKLQTMTTEAVKRGLSMAVDSGKPIVDCLKQAGIEDMSNLKREHYLQNERLH; translated from the exons ATGGCAGACCATAACGACAATTTCACCGCGGCAACCACGGGTTCCACCGTGGTGGAGGAAAAGATAGTGCAGGAGACCGTCACAAAGACCGATGACACGAAGCACAGCGTGGAGCCCGCGGCAGCCGAAGGCTCGGGCAGCACCTCATCCAGGGATACCAAGCGGGAGGCAAGCTGGCCTTCGGTACTGTTTTACATTCATCTTAACATTCTCGGCGTGTACggaatttttgttttattcactCACACATCGCTGATTACGGTGGTCTTCA CTTTCTTGCTCACATTATGCGGCATCTTGGGCGTTACGGCGGGGGCTCACCGCCTATGGGCTCATAGAACGTACGAGGCGTCCCCGTTTCTCCGTTTCATGCTGATGACGTTTCAAACGCTGGCCGGTCAG GGCTCTATCTATGATTGGGTGCGCATGCATCGGCTTCACCATGAAAAATTCCGCACCGTGGATGATCCGTACTACAGCGATAAGGACTTCTTGCATGCCCAAGTGTTTGCCAATATTCGCCAGCTGAGCGAGCGTCAGGAGAAGCTACTTCAAACCGTCGACATGAGCGACCTGGAAGCCGATTCGATCGTCATGTTCCAGAAACGCTTCTACTGGTTCCTGTATCCGATCCTGTTCGTCCTGCTGCCGATCAATGCTCCGCTCGAGTACTGGGGTGATACCGTGCAGGCGGCTATCTTTGTCGCGTTTTCGTTGCGCTATCTGATTGTGCTGAACGTTTCGTGGCTCATCAATTCGGCCCACTTTGTCTGGGGACTGGACAAAAACCACAAGCAATCGGACTCGAACATGGTGTTTCTGGTTACCAAAAGCTACTGGCCCCAGTATCACTATCTTCTACCGTTTGACTATCAGAGCGGCGAGTTTGGCAGTTATG GATCGGGATGTACAACGGCATTCATTCGCATCTTTGCTGCCGTTGGCATGGCCACCAAGCTTCAAACGATGACCACCGAAGCGGTTAAGCGTGGCCTGTCGATGGCCGTTGATTCTGGCAAACCGATCGTGGACTGTTTGAAACAAGCCGGTATCGAAGATATGTCCAACCTGAAACGGGAACACTATCTGCAAAACGAACGACTTCACTAA
- the LOC126569122 gene encoding acyl-CoA Delta-9 desaturase: MAPNVSDSTATVTRCAAAADETANVDDHALTSADLRTGSARKRIGPIPTVTDTATTNTDDTSFSDRNNNKTSNDCDYVASEAPFQAQIRWPDFLAQLFVHTGFVIGLVLLMTLQVKLYTFLWTLLLVWASGIGITAGAHRLWSHKSYKARWPLRLLLMFLFTICGQRDAYTWAHDHRVHHKYSETDADPHNAKRGFFFAHVGWVFLTPHPEVVAKRKIIDMSDLEADPIVMAQRRFYIPLFALLVIAMPVLVPCYYWDERPMVAFWVCFTLRFTTTLNIAFFVNSVAHMFGNRPYDKSISPVENLAVAIAAMGEGWHNYHHVFPWDYKTSELGSYVFNITTAFIDCFARLGWAYDRKSVPAEVIARRAAKCGDGTRFLTDEYAHQDAVWGYGDHDLPPEDVAAIVQELQ; encoded by the exons ATGGCTCCAAACGTATCGGACAGTACGGCGACGGTcacgcgctgcgctgctgctgctgatgaaactGCGAACGTTGATGACCATGCGCTCACCAGTGCCGACCTCCGAACAGGGAGTGCTCGGAAACGGATAGGACCGATTCCGACCGTCActgacaccgccaccaccaacaccgatgACACTTCCTTCAGCGaccggaacaacaacaagaccAGTAATGACTGTGATTACGTGGCCAGTGAGGCCCCGTTCCAGGCACAGATACGGTGGCCCGATTTTCTGGCCCAACTCTTCGTGCACACCGGGTTCGTGATTGGGCTAGTGTTGCTGATGACGCTGCAGGTCAAGCTGTACACATTCCTGTGGA CCCTTCTGCTGGTGTGGGCCTCGGGAATCGGCATAACGGCCGGAGCCCATCGCCTTTGGTCGCACAAATCATACAAAGCTCGATGGCCGCTCCGGTTACTGCTAATGTTCTTATTTACAATTTGTGGCCAG CGTGATGCGTACACATGGGCCCACGATCATCGCGTCCATCACAAGTACTCGGAAACGGATGCGGATCCGCATAATGCGAAGCGAGGATTCTTCTTCGCCCACGTCGGTTGGGTGTTCCTAACACCCCATCCGGAGGTTGTGGCCAAGCGTAAGATCATCGACATGAGCGATCTGGAAGCGGATCCGATCGTAATGGCCCAGCGGCGCTTCTAcattcccctttttgcacTGCTGGTGATCGCCATGCCGGTCCTGGTGCCGTGCTACTACTGGGACGAGCGTCCGATGGTCGCATTCTGGGTGTGCTTTACGCTCCGCTTCACCACCACGCTCAATATTGCCTTCTTCGTGAACAGCGTGGCGCACATGTTCGGTAACCGGCCGTACGATAAGAGCATCAGCCCGGTGGAAAACCTGGCGGTCGCGATCGCAGCGATGGGCGAAGGGTGGCACAACTACCATCACGTGTTTCCGTGGGACTACAAAACCAGCGAGCTCGGCAGTTATGTGTTCAACATTACCACCGCCTTCATCGACTGCTTCGCCCGGCTAGGATGGGCCTACGATC GAAAATCGGTACCGGCGGAGGTGATCGCACGAAGGGCGGCAAAGTGTGGCGATGGGACACGCTTCCTCACCGACGAGTACGCCCATCAGGATGCTGTGTGGGGCTACGGTGACCATGATCTACCACCGGAAGATGTGGCGGCCATTGTACAGGAACTACAGTAA
- the LOC126578495 gene encoding small glutamine-rich tetratricopeptide repeat-containing protein beta-like, translated as MSAEMTDAKYFVRAFIRFLTNQIDKPNFNADSRESLEVAIQCLENVYELSEDGTGAPAAEEGSSEQNKDDNDPRNHIDLYDLYRSTYVQVSPERKQEAEALKNEGNRLMKEEKFQEALNTYSKAISIDGTNPVFYCNRAAAYSRLGDYNEAANDCKMALRHDPNYSKAWGRLGLAYTKMNLHQQAVTAYENAIRLEPDNQDYKNNLSVSLQQLEERSRNPAPAGSGGAPGGPLGNIDFAAALNNSDLVSMATRMMGDPNIQNMLGQLGGMNNMDALLETGRRLAMQMSSENPDLFSNVIRQMEEAGVNVPRNNPSNNPDNNQPQPPPPSS; from the exons atGAGTGCCGAGATGACCGATGCAAAGTACTTTGTACGCGCATTCATTCGCTTCCTAACGAACCAGATAGACAAACCAAACTTTAATGCCGACTCCCGAGAAAGCCTCGAGGTGGCGATACAGTGTCTAGAAAACGTGTACGAGCTGTCGGAGGATGGGACGGGTGCGCCGGCGGCCGAGGAGGGTAGCAGCGAGCAAAACAAGGACGACAATGATCCCCGCAATCACATCGACCTTTACGACCTGTACCGCAGCACATACGTTCAGGTGTCGCCGGAGCGTAAACAAGAGGCCGAAGCGCTCAAGAACGAGGGTAACCGGCtgatgaaggaggaaaagttcCAGGAAGCGTTGAACACCTACAGCAA GGCGATTAGCATCGATGGTACTAACCCGGTGTTCTACTGCAATCGGGCCGCAGCATACAGCCGGCTCGGGGACTACAACGAAGCGGCCAATGATTGTAAGATGGCCCTGCGGCATGATCCGAACTACAGCAAAGCCTGGGGCCGACTGGGCTTGGCCTATACGAAGATGAACCTGCACCAGCAGGCCGTGACAGCGTACGAGAACGCGATCCGCCTGGAGCCGGATAACCAGGACTACAAAAACAACCTGAGCGTCTCGCTACAACAGCTCGAAGAGCGTTCGCGTAATCCAGCACCGGCTGGTAGCGGCGGTGCACCGGGTGGTCCACTCGGTAACATTGACTTCGCCGCCGCGCTCAACAATTCCGATCTGGTGTCGATGGCAACCCGTATGATGGGTGATCCTAACATCCAAAACAT GCTCGGCCAACTGGGTGGAATGAACAACATGGACGCACTGCTGGAAACGGGTCGCCGGCTAGCGATGCAGATGAGCTCGGAAAATCCGGATCTGTTCTCGAACGTCATCCGTCAGATGGAGGAAGCCGGCGTGAACGTGCCACGAAATAATCCATCGAACAACCCGGACAACAACCAgccccaaccaccaccaccgtcttcGTAA